In a genomic window of Sutcliffiella sp. FSL R7-0096:
- the crtI gene encoding phytoene desaturase family protein translates to MSKKIIMVGAGPGGLAAAMLLSANGYQVTVMEKQHYVGGRNSAIKIGEFTFDMGPTFLSMPQIAEEIFKESKRNMHDYMEMKELKDMYELVFPDKSFMVTRDQEKMKQTIEKYFPGEGEGYERFMSETEKRMDALTPILQGKMDRFYHYFQWKVIKALPQLSLGSSLYDQLSNYFREEQLKLAFTFQSKYLGMSPWECPGAFSILSWMEHAYGIYHPIGGVNQLSKSMAKVVTEHGGTISLGTGVKKLWLQGRKVVGVILEDGSKVEADEVVVNGDFAHVMTNLVDDKVLKKYNKRKLEKKKFSCSTFMIYLGLDKMYDLPHHNIIFAEDYKRNVEEITKRKKLSSDPSIYVQNASVTDSTLAPKGKSALYILAPVPNNFSEIDWQENKGEFRSLVFDTLEKKSGFKDLRNHIEVEKILTPEDWEKEVFVYKGATFNLGHQLSQMMVLRPHNKFEELDNCWLVGGGTHPGSGLPTILESARITTGLLRKKYET, encoded by the coding sequence ATGAGCAAGAAAATAATCATGGTTGGCGCAGGTCCAGGCGGTTTGGCAGCTGCAATGTTGCTTTCTGCCAATGGGTATCAGGTAACGGTAATGGAAAAGCAACATTATGTCGGTGGGAGAAACTCTGCCATAAAAATCGGTGAGTTTACGTTCGACATGGGCCCAACCTTCCTTAGTATGCCTCAAATCGCTGAAGAGATTTTTAAAGAGTCAAAGAGGAACATGCATGACTACATGGAAATGAAAGAATTGAAGGATATGTATGAACTTGTTTTTCCGGATAAATCATTTATGGTGACTCGTGATCAAGAGAAAATGAAACAGACCATTGAAAAATACTTTCCGGGAGAGGGAGAAGGCTACGAGCGCTTCATGTCCGAAACGGAAAAACGAATGGACGCTTTGACACCCATTCTCCAAGGAAAGATGGACCGTTTCTATCATTATTTCCAATGGAAGGTTATTAAAGCCCTTCCGCAATTAAGCTTAGGAAGCAGCCTATATGACCAACTGAGCAATTATTTTCGGGAAGAGCAGCTGAAACTTGCGTTCACATTCCAATCTAAATATCTTGGAATGTCTCCTTGGGAATGCCCAGGTGCTTTCTCGATCCTTTCTTGGATGGAGCATGCTTATGGAATCTATCATCCTATCGGCGGAGTCAATCAGCTTTCTAAGAGCATGGCTAAGGTTGTGACAGAACATGGTGGGACGATCAGCCTTGGCACAGGGGTGAAAAAGCTGTGGCTGCAAGGGCGTAAAGTAGTTGGTGTCATACTAGAAGATGGCAGTAAAGTCGAGGCGGATGAGGTAGTGGTCAATGGTGACTTTGCCCACGTCATGACAAACTTGGTGGATGATAAAGTACTAAAAAAATATAACAAGAGAAAATTGGAAAAGAAGAAGTTTTCCTGCTCTACATTCATGATATACCTCGGGTTGGATAAGATGTATGACCTACCTCACCACAACATTATTTTTGCAGAGGATTACAAAAGGAATGTGGAAGAAATCACAAAAAGGAAAAAGCTTTCTAGCGACCCTTCCATCTATGTACAGAATGCTTCGGTTACAGATTCTACATTGGCTCCGAAGGGGAAGTCGGCCCTTTATATTCTAGCTCCGGTTCCTAACAATTTCAGTGAAATAGATTGGCAGGAAAATAAAGGGGAATTCAGAAGTCTGGTGTTTGACACACTGGAAAAGAAAAGTGGATTTAAAGATCTTAGAAACCATATTGAAGTGGAGAAGATCCTTACTCCAGAAGATTGGGAGAAAGAAGTGTTTGTATATAAAGGAGCCACTTTTAACCTTGGACATCAGCTCAGTCAAATGATGGTGCTTCGTCCACATAACAAATTTGAAGAATTGGATAACTGCTGGCTTGTCGGTGGTGGGACCCACCCTGGAAGCGGATTGCCCACTATATTAGAATCAGCACGAATCACTACCGGACTATTACGTAAAAAATATGAAACATAA
- the crtI gene encoding phytoene desaturase family protein: MSRHIAVAGAGIGGMITALLLKKQGFTVSIYEKENKAGGRLSFVDREGYRIDKGPTIVLLPEMLKSILKEAGVPDDAWELMGLDTLYSINFKDGKKYRKFKDREIQLMELSQEFPGEEEGFKQYMEAMKANFEIGQTSFLEKSFTRKRDFWTGKNLASLVRLKAYQSTKKFSGSFFKDERLREAYSLQTLYIGGHPKTSPAMYSLIPYSEHEHGIHYMKGGYASLVKVLTDTIEKMGIPLYVESKVEDIKKVNGRVESIRVNGRAIEVDALVWNGDFPTAAHILHDKRKYEPSSGCLLFYFGLDGVYDESDVHQFFMSGDFDQHMREVFEEKKVPTDPSFYTFNPSLIDSSLAPDGKSTLYVLVPVPSGSHIDWNQETGFMAKILKNIEERAFPGLSEKMEWMEVRTPNDAEQDGLFQGGSFGIAPSLFQSGVFRPQAKPTNLENLYATGASVHPGGGIPIVMQSAKLAANQIIQDFAHHSSTKDVKLNDRLNESISSL, encoded by the coding sequence ATGAGTAGACATATAGCCGTAGCAGGAGCAGGGATAGGTGGGATGATCACAGCGCTTCTTTTAAAGAAACAGGGATTTACCGTGAGCATCTATGAAAAAGAAAACAAAGCAGGAGGTCGCCTTTCTTTTGTCGATAGAGAAGGTTACCGAATCGACAAGGGCCCAACCATCGTCCTTCTCCCGGAGATGTTAAAGAGCATTTTGAAAGAAGCAGGGGTTCCTGATGATGCTTGGGAGCTCATGGGGCTTGATACCCTTTACTCCATAAACTTCAAAGATGGTAAAAAATACAGGAAATTTAAAGACAGGGAAATACAGTTAATGGAGTTGTCTCAAGAATTTCCTGGTGAAGAAGAGGGCTTTAAACAGTACATGGAAGCAATGAAAGCAAACTTTGAAATAGGGCAGACCTCCTTCCTCGAGAAATCTTTTACAAGAAAACGAGATTTCTGGACTGGAAAGAACCTCGCATCTTTAGTCAGATTAAAAGCTTATCAATCCACCAAAAAATTCTCCGGGTCCTTTTTCAAGGATGAACGACTTCGGGAAGCTTACTCTTTACAAACGTTATATATCGGTGGTCATCCCAAGACATCACCTGCTATGTACAGTCTGATACCTTACAGTGAGCATGAACATGGTATCCATTACATGAAAGGTGGATATGCCTCCCTGGTGAAAGTATTGACAGACACTATAGAGAAAATGGGGATCCCGCTTTATGTGGAAAGCAAGGTAGAAGATATCAAGAAGGTAAACGGCCGCGTGGAGTCAATCCGGGTTAACGGTCGTGCCATTGAGGTAGACGCTCTTGTGTGGAACGGTGACTTTCCTACTGCTGCACATATTCTCCATGACAAGAGAAAGTATGAACCTTCATCTGGATGTCTACTTTTCTATTTCGGATTGGACGGAGTGTATGATGAGTCAGATGTTCACCAATTTTTTATGAGTGGAGATTTTGATCAGCATATGAGGGAAGTGTTTGAGGAGAAGAAAGTACCAACAGATCCATCCTTTTATACTTTTAATCCTTCATTGATAGATTCTTCATTGGCCCCAGACGGAAAAAGTACGCTATATGTATTAGTTCCGGTTCCTTCTGGCAGTCATATAGATTGGAACCAAGAAACAGGGTTTATGGCTAAGATATTAAAGAATATTGAAGAAAGGGCCTTCCCTGGATTAAGCGAGAAGATGGAATGGATGGAAGTAAGGACACCGAATGACGCCGAACAGGATGGTTTATTTCAGGGAGGAAGTTTCGGCATTGCGCCAAGTTTATTCCAGTCCGGTGTATTTAGGCCACAAGCGAAACCGACCAACCTTGAAAATTTGTATGCAACAGGTGCTTCCGTTCACCCAGGGGGTGGCATCCCCATTGTCATGCAAAGTGCAAAACTTGCTGCAAATCAGATAATCCAAGATTTTGCCCATCATTCATCTACAAAGGATGTGAAACTCAATGACCGACTTAACGAAAGCATATCTTCATTGTGA
- a CDS encoding phytoene/squalene synthase family protein, which produces MTDLTKAYLHCESIIKEHSNTFYKAFMFLPKEKKQAVWAVYAFCRHVDDIVDEGRDPKEELFGFKQSFAVFLKGHLPSQDPMWLALQDVFRKYEMDVQAFHDMFTGQEMDLYKKIYYTEEEVLHYSYHVASTVGLMLLPILAPKNKDALRQDAIALGQAMQITNILRDIGEDLERDRIYIPVEKLEQEGYSVEDLKMHTVNNKFISVWEDMANKAEKLYEQAMSSIDLYPFHSRTPVKGAAFLYRAILGSIRKKGYSVFKMKHYVSKEEKREIISQI; this is translated from the coding sequence ATGACCGACTTAACGAAAGCATATCTTCATTGTGAATCCATAATCAAAGAACATTCGAATACCTTTTACAAGGCATTCATGTTTTTGCCTAAAGAAAAGAAACAGGCAGTCTGGGCTGTGTATGCTTTTTGTCGCCATGTGGATGATATTGTGGATGAGGGAAGGGACCCCAAGGAGGAACTTTTTGGATTCAAACAATCTTTTGCCGTTTTTTTGAAAGGTCATTTACCTTCACAAGATCCGATGTGGCTTGCCCTTCAGGATGTATTCCGAAAATATGAGATGGATGTGCAAGCCTTTCACGATATGTTCACAGGGCAGGAAATGGATTTATATAAAAAGATATATTATACAGAAGAAGAGGTGCTTCATTATTCCTACCATGTAGCAAGCACGGTTGGTTTGATGTTACTTCCCATCCTTGCGCCAAAAAATAAGGATGCATTGCGACAAGATGCCATTGCGCTTGGCCAAGCGATGCAAATTACCAACATCCTCCGGGATATCGGTGAAGACCTGGAGCGGGATAGAATATATATTCCCGTTGAAAAGCTTGAGCAGGAAGGCTACTCAGTTGAAGACTTAAAAATGCACACCGTGAACAATAAGTTCATCTCTGTATGGGAAGATATGGCCAATAAGGCGGAAAAGCTTTATGAACAGGCGATGAGCTCCATTGATCTCTATCCGTTCCATTCCAGGACACCGGTAAAGGGAGCGGCGTTTTTGTACCGTGCCATTCTCGGTTCTATCCGTAAAAAAGGTTATTCTGTTTTTAAAATGAAGCACTATGTTAGTAAGGAAGAGAAGCGGGAAATCATTTCGCAAATTTAA